One Mya arenaria isolate MELC-2E11 chromosome 5, ASM2691426v1 genomic window carries:
- the LOC128234591 gene encoding uncharacterized protein LOC128234591: MATTSMYIASDQVYDYSCSKCNEDGKNIEAQHFCPECEHYLCENCVKLHKGYHSKHTVFGRGDIQKWVGFSMDICDQHGNNLEFHCDDHQELCCHVCLALWHRHCNNISHLPDLARGFLKTEEFKQLPVALDNMRSRLDELRNARMKDQASHEDSYKNILAEIKALRKEINFIFDQLEKKTVEELDSMMKHLEKSVKDDIETCAQMHHQLKNMVKKLQQMSGKHKETSSYIVYQKCQNKLIKADSMIQEITERPKQRVLFYPNTKIETFLKGLDNLGNSDKVQGYKCHSSKYVSVKVQGDESNCYIEGICEMPNGDFVIADRTNKRVKLLNSQYQVIDHCELPGYLQHLCHIAVNEVAVAARYEVHFLKVTNRRLQKVRKFTTEHECISIAHHEGQMYVGSTTVLYQYTMDGELVKKIYEDKSGNLTADKCAFSPDGERIYVTNRCKHTLLTLDKSGQVLSTFKDPELKCPRGVCVSPSGHVFVCGREANTVLQVDREGTQKLTTVAKKADGLEWPRSVCFSEQTSSLVVGKYGENNIIVFKLY, from the exons ATGGCCACAACATCTATGTATATAGCATCTGACCAGGTTTATGACTACAGTTGTTCCAAGTGTAATGAAGATGGCAAAAACATTGAGGCTCAACACTTCTGTCCAGAGTGTGAACACTATCTGTGTGAAAATTGTGTGAAATTGCATAAGGGATACCATAGCAAACATACTGTGTTTGGGCGTGGAGACATTCAGAAGTGGGTGGGGTTTTCCATGGACATATGTGACCAACATGGCAACAATCTTGAGTTCCACTGTGATGACCACCAGGAACTTTGCTGCCACGTTTGTTTGGCACTCTGGCACAG GCATTGTAACAACATCAGTCACCTGCCAGACCTGGCCAGAGGTTTCCTGAAAACAGAAGAGTTCAAGCAGCTGCCAGTAGCACTGGACAATATGAGGAGCAGGCTGGATGAGCTCAGGAATGCAAGGATGAAAGACCAAGCCTCACATGAGGACTCATACAAGAACATCCTGGCTGAAATAAAGGCTCTCCGcaaagaaataaatttcatcTTTGACCAGCTTGAAAAGAAGACTGTTGAAGAGTTGGATAGCATGATGAAACATTTGGAGAAGTCAGTGAAAGATGATATTGAAACATGTGCTCAGATGCATCACCAACTCAAGAACATGGTTAAAAAGCTCCAGCAGATGTCAGGCAAACACAAGGAGACCAGTTCCTACATTGTCTACCAGAAATGccaaaataaacttataaagGCTGATAGTATGATACAAGAGATAACTGAAAGACCAAAACAAAGAGTATTATTTTATCCCAACACCAAGATTGAAACTTTCCTCAAAGGCTTGGACAATTTAGGAAACTCTGACAAAGTTCAGGGGTACAAGTGTCATAGCTCAAAATATGTTTCTGTAAAGGTCCAAGGTGATGAGTCTAACTGCTATATTGAAGGTATATGTGAGATGCCAAATGGAGACTTTGTCATTGCAGACCGTACCAACAAGAGAGTGAAGCTTCTGAACAGCCAATACCAGGTCATTGATCACTGTGAACTTCCTGGTTATCTGCAACATTTGTGTCATATCGCAGTCAATGAAGTAGCTGTTGCTGCTAGATATGAAGTCCACTTTCTAAAGGTGACCAATAGGAGGCTACAGAAAGTGAGAAAGTTCACCACTGAGCATGAGTGTATCTCCATTGCCCACCACGAGGGGCAGATGTATGTAGGCTCGACCACAGTCCTCTACCAGTACACAATGGATGGAGAACTTGTAAAGAAGATTTACGAAGACAAGTCTGGTAACTTGACAGCGGACAAATGCGCTTTTAGTCCTGATGGGGAGAGAATTTATGTTACAAACAGATGTAAACATACATTACTTACACTTGATAAAAGTGGTCAAGTATTATCGACATTCAAAGATCCAGAATTGAAATGTCCCAGAGGAGTATGCGTGAGCCCAAGTGGCCATGTTTTTGTGTGTGGGCGGGAGGCTAACACTGTGTTGCAGGTGGACAGGGAGGGGACGCAGAAGCTGACCACAGTGGCCAAGAAGGCTGATGGCTTGGAGTGGCCTCGGTCAGTGTGCTTCAGTGAACAAACTTCCAGCCTCGTTGTTGGGAAGTATGGagaaaacaatatcattgtGTTCAAGTTGTATTGA